The following are encoded in a window of Ignavibacteriales bacterium genomic DNA:
- a CDS encoding lipopolysaccharide heptosyltransferase family protein: MPKKDKLKQIKTCKNFSGYKPCFPDHDCWKDGCKEYNPMGTRILIINLDAMGDVLMTTAQLPAIKRKYPQSTIYWITLNNAVGLLENNPFIDKVMPYSFETLSIIQSLDFDIVMNVDKSLRSGSIAMQVNAKKRLGFGINKHGQIIPLNKGSEYNYELGMNDNLKFKMNKRLGQDYLAETFNLSYKRDDYVFNFSESEIQFINEYKKKINISDMDEVIGFNTGCSNLYPNKKMTIEQHVTLIEKFLSLKRFKIMLLGGPEDEERNNEITSNFYGKIINTPTKDGVRKGACYESIPQVIITGDSFGMHLAIAMKKYVIAWFGLSCWTEIDLYDRGIKLIPDGLFCAPCWKKVCPYNLECIQMIDLEKIVNEMTKYFDSKRSG; the protein is encoded by the coding sequence ATGCCGAAGAAAGATAAACTAAAACAGATTAAAACGTGTAAAAATTTTAGCGGTTATAAACCTTGCTTCCCCGATCATGATTGTTGGAAAGACGGATGTAAAGAATATAATCCGATGGGAACAAGAATTCTAATTATTAATCTCGATGCTATGGGCGACGTATTAATGACAACTGCCCAGCTTCCAGCTATCAAAAGAAAATATCCGCAATCAACTATTTATTGGATCACTCTTAATAATGCTGTTGGTCTGCTTGAAAATAATCCATTCATAGATAAAGTAATGCCCTACTCTTTTGAAACACTTTCGATTATTCAATCATTAGATTTTGATATTGTGATGAACGTAGATAAATCCTTGCGCTCAGGTTCAATTGCAATGCAGGTGAATGCAAAAAAACGACTTGGATTTGGAATCAATAAACATGGACAGATAATTCCTCTAAATAAAGGCTCTGAGTATAATTACGAACTTGGCATGAATGATAATCTAAAGTTTAAAATGAACAAACGATTAGGGCAGGATTATCTTGCTGAAACATTTAATCTCAGTTACAAACGTGATGATTACGTCTTCAACTTTAGTGAATCTGAGATACAATTCATTAATGAGTACAAGAAGAAAATAAATATTAGTGATATGGATGAAGTTATTGGCTTCAACACCGGCTGTTCCAATCTCTATCCAAATAAAAAAATGACTATTGAACAGCATGTAACTCTAATTGAAAAATTTTTATCGCTTAAACGATTTAAGATAATGCTCCTCGGCGGTCCCGAAGATGAAGAACGCAATAATGAAATTACATCTAATTTCTACGGAAAAATTATTAATACTCCAACTAAAGACGGCGTTCGTAAAGGAGCTTGTTACGAAAGCATTCCACAAGTTATAATTACGGGTGATTCGTTTGGAATGCATCTGGCTATAGCAATGAAAAAATATGTTATCGCATGGTTTGGTTTAAGCTGCTGGACCGAAATTGATTTATATGATCGCGGTATAAAACTAATTCCGGATGGGCTTTTCTGTGCACCTTGCTGGAAAAAAGTTTGCCCCTATAATTTAGAGTGCATTCAAATGATTGATCTTGAAAAAATTGTAAACGAAATGACAAAATATTTTGACAGCAAGAGAAGTGGATAA
- a CDS encoding glycosyltransferase family 9 protein: protein MDNSKSITKVDFSSIKKILIVRLGKIGDLVVTSFVFEVLKEKYPHLEIHLLTLTSNKDVLKYNPRLTKVIYTKKNLSLYLKLTGLRKESYDMILDLNDGPSTTSALIFKFLSARIKAGYNFSKYERYINFKITPIKNENSHIIERMNNFLFQLGIIADEKLVKPFFYLGSKELSEVEFELSSMEKSKHLIAVNISAGAKIRYWDIEKWNQLLHSINDAYKNCFFLLLSTEKDRMLQRQLAFSLGTENCIEGKLASIQHFATYIKSSDMLITPDTSAVHIASAFGIPTLALYPNPEWNYISWQPYRIAYRSIKSSTENINDISVQEVFIKLKSLINEIGLT, encoded by the coding sequence ATGGATAATTCAAAGTCAATAACAAAAGTTGATTTCTCTTCTATCAAGAAAATTTTGATTGTACGTCTGGGAAAGATCGGCGATCTTGTTGTTACATCTTTTGTGTTTGAAGTCTTAAAGGAAAAATACCCTCATCTGGAAATTCACTTACTTACTCTTACTTCTAACAAAGATGTGTTAAAGTATAATCCAAGATTAACTAAAGTCATCTATACTAAAAAAAATCTTTCTCTTTATCTAAAACTAACCGGGCTTCGCAAAGAATCTTACGATATGATTCTTGATCTCAATGACGGTCCATCCACTACAAGCGCACTGATCTTTAAGTTTTTGTCTGCTCGGATCAAAGCAGGTTATAATTTTTCTAAATATGAACGGTATATCAATTTCAAAATAACACCGATTAAGAATGAAAATTCTCACATCATCGAGCGCATGAATAATTTTCTTTTTCAATTAGGAATTATAGCTGACGAAAAACTTGTAAAGCCTTTTTTTTACTTAGGTTCGAAAGAACTCTCTGAAGTCGAATTTGAGCTTAGCTCTATGGAAAAAAGTAAACATCTTATTGCCGTTAATATTTCTGCCGGTGCAAAGATCCGTTACTGGGATATTGAAAAATGGAATCAACTTTTACATTCCATCAATGATGCGTACAAGAATTGTTTCTTCCTTCTCCTCTCAACAGAAAAAGATCGAATGCTGCAGAGACAACTTGCATTTTCTTTAGGAACTGAAAACTGTATCGAAGGTAAGCTTGCTTCCATTCAACACTTTGCCACTTATATAAAATCTTCAGATATGCTAATTACTCCGGATACTTCTGCAGTGCATATCGCTTCTGCTTTTGGTATTCCTACACTCGCACTTTATCCAAACCCAGAATGGAATTATATCAGCTGGCAGCCATATCGTATTGCTTACCGCTCAATTAAGTCATCTACTGAAAATATAAATGACATCTCTGTTCAAGAAGTTTTTATTAAATTGAAGAGTCTGATAAACGAAATAGGTCTAACTTAA
- a CDS encoding glycosyltransferase family 9 protein yields MTKLNKEKINKILIINLRGIGDVVLTTIVLDNLRKDFPNAQIDYLVEAPSELGLRGLKEINRVHLFERNDFWKKVSLIFQIRKTKYDLVLDFFTNPSTALITFLSGAEYRVGFPYRGRKYAYNLFGSEELGKKFHSTQFHLETLRLLGLNHSYKEIHYFINSSALHTAEKYFSNNFIENDFVIGICPTGGWASKKCDPDKFAEIANVLINKFNAKIFIIWGKSDKEDAFKIHSLLGEKSFIAPETTIQELAAMIARCKILIANDSGPMHIASAVGTPILGLFGPTNPYRHGPFGDKNEWIRLDELECIECNLLVCPRKHECFRDLPVEKVLSKVESLISKNNIVIPSHG; encoded by the coding sequence TTGACAAAACTCAACAAAGAAAAGATCAATAAGATACTCATCATCAATCTTCGCGGAATCGGTGATGTAGTTCTTACAACTATTGTGTTAGATAATCTTAGAAAAGATTTCCCAAATGCTCAGATAGATTATCTTGTCGAAGCGCCATCAGAACTGGGACTACGCGGTTTGAAAGAAATTAACCGGGTTCATCTCTTTGAACGGAATGATTTTTGGAAAAAGGTTTCTCTAATCTTTCAAATTAGAAAAACCAAGTACGACTTAGTTCTTGATTTCTTTACCAATCCCTCGACTGCATTAATAACTTTTCTTAGCGGAGCAGAATACCGAGTAGGATTTCCCTACCGCGGAAGAAAATACGCTTATAATTTATTCGGCTCGGAAGAGCTCGGGAAGAAATTTCATTCTACACAATTTCATCTTGAAACTTTGAGGTTGCTCGGCTTAAACCATTCTTATAAAGAAATTCATTATTTCATTAACTCATCTGCGTTACATACGGCGGAGAAGTATTTTAGTAACAATTTCATAGAAAATGATTTTGTTATCGGGATCTGTCCCACTGGCGGCTGGGCTTCTAAGAAATGTGACCCTGATAAATTTGCCGAGATTGCGAACGTTCTTATAAATAAATTCAATGCAAAAATTTTTATCATTTGGGGGAAATCTGATAAAGAAGATGCGTTCAAGATACATTCACTTCTTGGAGAGAAATCATTTATTGCTCCTGAGACAACAATCCAAGAACTTGCTGCAATGATTGCACGATGTAAAATTTTAATTGCCAATGACAGCGGACCAATGCACATAGCTTCAGCAGTCGGAACGCCGATTTTAGGTTTGTTCGGCCCTACAAATCCTTATAGGCATGGACCATTCGGCGACAAAAATGAATGGATCCGTTTGGATGAATTGGAATGTATTGAATGTAATCTGCTTGTATGTCCGCGTAAGCATGAATGTTTCCGCGATCTACCGGTTGAGAAAGTGTTGAGCAAAGTCGAGTCACTCATATCAAAAAATAATATCGTGATTCCTTCGCATGGATAA
- a CDS encoding GMC oxidoreductase — protein MATYQQKYDFDYIVIGSGFGGSVSALRLSEKGYKVLVIEKGKWFSSNDFAKTNWNLKRWLWIPLVKFHGIFKITFYRHVGILSGVGVGGGSLVYANTLPIPKKEFFKTGSWSHLADWENELREFYELSKKMMGVTINPRLENGDKALKNLAKEIGKEDQFEPTDVAVFFGEPEKTVSDPYFNGEGPDRSGCTFCGACMIGCRHNSKNTLDKNYLYLAQKKGAVIQAESEVYNIIPLENKDGVNGYEVEWKRSTKFFKSKGKFRSKGIVFAGGVLGTIPLLLKLKDTTLPNLSDMIGFNVRTNSESLMGVVSPKKETVFSDGIAIGSILHTDEHSHLEPVRYPSGSGFWRLQIAPLVIGSNVFIRLVKAIWEINKHPVRYFKFYFVWDWAKKTQILLYMRTISGTLRFTKGWFRMKTKLGEGTLPTAFLPEANKLVKKYANIVNGTPGALLSEIILGIPTTAHILGGATMGKDRSEGVIDKDNHVFGYQNLYVCDGSMISANPGVNPSLTILALSERAMRKIENSNLVKHS, from the coding sequence ATGGCAACTTATCAACAAAAATATGATTTCGATTACATCGTAATTGGCAGCGGATTTGGCGGATCGGTTTCTGCTCTTCGTCTTTCTGAAAAAGGTTACAAAGTTTTAGTGATCGAAAAAGGCAAATGGTTTTCTTCAAATGATTTTGCCAAAACAAATTGGAATTTGAAACGCTGGCTTTGGATTCCATTAGTAAAATTTCACGGCATATTCAAAATAACATTCTATCGTCATGTAGGAATTTTATCCGGTGTTGGAGTTGGCGGCGGTTCTCTTGTTTATGCAAACACATTGCCAATTCCCAAGAAAGAATTTTTCAAAACCGGTTCGTGGTCTCATCTTGCCGATTGGGAAAATGAATTAAGAGAATTTTATGAACTAAGTAAAAAAATGATGGGTGTTACAATAAATCCGAGATTGGAAAACGGCGACAAAGCATTAAAGAATTTGGCAAAAGAAATTGGAAAAGAAGATCAGTTTGAACCGACTGATGTAGCAGTATTTTTTGGAGAGCCGGAAAAAACCGTAAGTGACCCCTACTTTAATGGTGAAGGTCCGGATCGCTCAGGCTGTACATTCTGCGGCGCATGTATGATAGGATGCCGGCACAATTCAAAAAACACACTTGATAAAAATTATCTTTACCTAGCTCAGAAAAAAGGAGCTGTTATTCAAGCCGAGTCTGAAGTTTACAATATAATTCCCTTAGAGAATAAAGATGGCGTTAATGGTTATGAAGTTGAATGGAAAAGATCAACAAAATTTTTCAAATCAAAAGGTAAGTTTAGATCCAAAGGAATTGTTTTTGCCGGCGGCGTATTAGGAACGATTCCACTCTTGCTTAAATTGAAAGACACTACCCTACCAAATTTATCCGATATGATCGGTTTTAATGTTCGCACAAATTCAGAAAGTTTAATGGGTGTTGTATCACCTAAAAAAGAAACTGTTTTTTCAGATGGCATTGCTATAGGATCAATTCTTCATACCGATGAACATAGTCATCTTGAACCCGTCCGTTATCCTTCTGGATCAGGTTTTTGGAGATTACAAATTGCACCGCTCGTAATAGGAAGTAATGTTTTTATTCGTTTAGTAAAAGCAATCTGGGAAATTAATAAACACCCCGTCCGTTATTTTAAATTTTATTTTGTTTGGGACTGGGCAAAAAAGACCCAGATACTATTATATATGCGTACCATAAGCGGAACGCTTCGATTTACAAAAGGTTGGTTTAGAATGAAAACTAAATTGGGAGAAGGAACATTGCCAACCGCATTTCTACCCGAAGCAAATAAACTGGTAAAAAAATATGCAAATATTGTTAACGGAACACCGGGGGCGTTGTTATCGGAAATTATATTAGGAATTCCAACAACCGCACATATTCTCGGCGGTGCAACAATGGGAAAAGATAGATCTGAAGGTGTAATTGATAAAGATAATCACGTATTTGGTTATCAGAATTTATATGTGTGCGATGGTTCAATGATTTCTGCAAATCCAGGTGTTAATCCGTCTCTTACTATTCTTGCATTAAGTGAAAGAGCGATGAGAAAAATTGAAAACTCGAATTTAGTCAAACACAGTTGA
- a CDS encoding BRO family protein, with protein sequence MSNIKLFESKKIRSVWNVEEQKWYFSVIDIITVLTESNRPRKYWSDLKKKLLNEGFEQLSEKIGQLKLEADDGKKYLTDVAETETLMRLIQSIPSPKAEPFKLWLAKVGYERLEEIENPELASKRIREIYRAKGYSDEWIEKRIRGIAVRDELTDEWKKRGVKEHIEFAILTSEISKATFGLTPSEYKEVKNLPGKSENLRDHMNDLELIFTMLGEASTTEITKEADAKGFIENRTSAKKGGKIAGDAREALEKETGKKVVSKENYLQLTEKKKRKLK encoded by the coding sequence ATGAGCAACATAAAACTCTTCGAATCAAAAAAAATCCGTTCCGTTTGGAACGTGGAAGAACAAAAATGGTATTTCTCTGTAATTGATATTATAACTGTATTAACAGAAAGTAACCGTCCAAGAAAATATTGGAGCGATTTAAAAAAGAAATTACTTAATGAAGGTTTTGAGCAGTTGTCCGAGAAAATCGGACAACTGAAATTAGAAGCAGATGATGGTAAAAAATATCTCACCGATGTTGCAGAAACTGAAACGTTAATGCGGTTAATCCAATCAATTCCATCCCCCAAAGCCGAACCGTTCAAACTATGGCTCGCAAAAGTTGGCTACGAACGTCTGGAAGAAATCGAAAATCCTGAGCTCGCTTCAAAAAGAATTAGAGAAATATACAGAGCAAAAGGTTACAGCGATGAATGGATTGAAAAAAGAATACGCGGTATTGCAGTTCGTGATGAATTAACTGATGAATGGAAGAAGCGTGGTGTAAAAGAACATATTGAGTTTGCTATTTTAACTTCCGAAATAAGCAAAGCTACATTTGGTTTAACCCCTTCGGAATATAAAGAAGTAAAAAATCTGCCCGGTAAAAGTGAAAATCTTAGAGATCATATGAACGATCTCGAATTAATTTTTACAATGCTCGGCGAAGCTTCAACAACAGAAATAACAAAAGAAGCTGATGCAAAAGGATTTATTGAAAATAGAACTTCCGCAAAGAAAGGCGGTAAAATTGCCGGCGATGCAAGAGAAGCTCTTGAAAAAGAAACGGGCAAGAAAGTTGTTTCGAAAGAAAATTATCTTCAGTTAACTGAAAAGAAAAAACGGAAATTGAAATAA
- a CDS encoding endonuclease domain-containing protein encodes MPRLHNKKILITHRKQLRNDATQAEKMLWYELKNSQLDGRKFRRQHSVGNYILDFYCSEERLAIELDGEQHENDKQKEHDQLRTEYLNSLRISVIRFKNTDVIFGRDSIVKKILEKFKGDK; translated from the coding sequence ATGCCGAGATTACACAACAAAAAAATATTAATCACACATAGGAAGCAGTTAAGAAACGATGCCACACAAGCAGAAAAAATGCTTTGGTACGAACTGAAAAATAGCCAATTAGACGGACGAAAATTTAGGAGACAACATAGTGTTGGAAATTATATTTTAGATTTTTATTGTTCGGAAGAAAGATTAGCAATAGAATTAGATGGTGAACAACACGAGAACGATAAACAAAAAGAACATGACCAATTAAGAACTGAATATTTGAACAGTCTTAGAATATCTGTCATTCGATTCAAGAATACAGATGTAATATTCGGAAGAGATTCTATTGTTAAAAAGATATTAGAAAAATTTAAGGGAGACAAATAA
- a CDS encoding T9SS type A sorting domain-containing protein translates to MKKTFIVLLITLTATSISFSKTYIINNSGTSFSPGSITINVGDTVKFVLESIHNAREVSQATWNANGTTSNGGFDLPNGGGIVVLNQVGIHYYVCVPHASFGMKGTITVNNATDVKTISEIIPNNFILNQNYPNPFNPSTSITYSLPNTGYITLEVFNMIGQRVATLIDGIENAGSHQIQFNANKIASGIYFYRIQFNSLTLTKRMMLMK, encoded by the coding sequence ATGAAAAAAACGTTTATTGTTTTGCTAATAACACTTACAGCCACAAGTATTAGTTTTTCAAAGACGTATATCATTAACAATTCCGGTACATCATTCTCACCCGGCAGTATTACGATCAATGTTGGTGATACTGTAAAATTTGTTCTTGAATCGATTCATAATGCACGCGAGGTTAGTCAGGCAACTTGGAATGCGAATGGAACAACTTCCAATGGAGGATTTGACCTTCCCAATGGCGGCGGAATAGTTGTGCTTAATCAAGTAGGCATACACTATTATGTTTGTGTACCCCATGCATCTTTTGGGATGAAAGGTACCATAACAGTCAATAATGCTACCGATGTAAAAACTATTAGTGAGATAATCCCAAATAATTTTATCTTGAATCAGAACTATCCAAACCCGTTCAATCCTTCTACTTCAATTACATATTCATTGCCTAACACAGGATATATTACTCTGGAGGTTTTTAATATGATTGGACAAAGAGTTGCAACATTAATAGACGGAATTGAAAATGCCGGTTCACATCAAATTCAGTTTAACGCAAATAAGATAGCCAGCGGAATTTACTTCTACAGAATTCAATTTAACTCTTTAACTTTAACAAAGAGAATGATGTTGATGAAATAA
- a CDS encoding DUF4382 domain-containing protein: protein MKHKKENLIRLVVTLSFFAIVIFIFGCSTSPENVQGQIRITMVDAPASFDHINIVVTRVEVHKANADSSSGWVVINNVTTTYDLLTLRNGASAILGNTLLDAGHYTQIRLILGTGSNIVVNGTVFSLDVSSGAQTGIKLNHEFDIQQGLVYELTLDFNAEHSIVLTGNGQYKLNPVIRVAPMVISGTISGTINPVITKASVYAISGTDTVSTVADITTGTFKLMAVIQGTYTVKVVSGNALYNDKTIANVIVVAKQNTDLGTINLVLK from the coding sequence ATGAAACACAAGAAAGAAAATTTAATTCGTTTGGTTGTCACTTTAAGTTTTTTTGCAATAGTTATATTCATTTTCGGTTGTTCTACATCGCCTGAAAACGTGCAGGGACAAATAAGGATTACAATGGTTGATGCCCCTGCTAGCTTTGATCACATAAATATTGTTGTTACCAGAGTTGAAGTTCATAAAGCAAACGCTGATTCAAGTAGCGGTTGGGTTGTAATAAACAATGTTACAACAACTTATGATTTGCTCACTTTAAGAAACGGTGCAAGTGCTATTCTTGGTAATACCTTACTTGATGCCGGGCACTATACACAAATAAGATTAATACTTGGAACAGGAAGTAATATTGTAGTAAACGGTACTGTATTTAGTCTTGATGTATCAAGTGGTGCGCAAACAGGAATAAAATTAAATCATGAATTTGATATCCAACAGGGACTTGTTTACGAATTAACGCTTGATTTTAATGCTGAACATTCAATAGTACTTACCGGAAACGGACAGTATAAGTTGAATCCTGTTATTAGAGTTGCACCTATGGTAATCTCCGGAACCATTTCAGGCACGATAAACCCAGTAATCACTAAAGCATCTGTCTATGCAATAAGCGGAACAGATACAGTAAGTACAGTAGCAGATATAACCACGGGAACTTTTAAACTAATGGCAGTAATTCAGGGAACTTATACTGTAAAAGTTGTTTCAGGAAATGCTCTCTATAACGATAAAACAATTGCTAATGTAATCGTTGTTGCAAAACAAAATACTGACTTAGGAACGATCAATTTAGTCCTGAAATAA
- a CDS encoding NFACT RNA binding domain-containing protein: MYKNYFFIFRCIKELSAAIHEKQILEAYTQEKDKLFLHIPLKDKPLFHVIISTNPQQHYITTKDVHHKAKKNTISFFETYLPAKVNSIKIALGDRIIEFTLNNSKLYVVFRGGQSNIYLIDSVNNLYPFKKVDKEERERFLNELPALNFTDSFPLVTSFIESTADDSLIRKLPSIGKDILREADSRKNDFRKNLSVVLWEIIQEKIAVYYDEDLGKPSFHPASFISHPIPIEHFLFDNYFSALNKYFTLSFSETKVKNVRKEIEKFLTKSIESLTGKLNNLKGRVDAGTKEKVYHQYGDLLIANLNLLRKGMKEIELEDYSTGEKYKIKLDEKLSPNQNVDRYYDKSRAEKIEYQRSSELLNLNAKEYERLIKIRDKFERTEDQEELLQIKKELKMKPQSAQTDDKKDKMLYRHFLIDGKYHIYVGKDSKNNDMLTTKFAKQNDFWFHARSVSGSHVVLRVENTKETVPKNILHKTASVAAFYSKAKTSKLVPVTYTLKKYVVKNARHEPGQVTVTKEKVLLVKPEIPNGCEMVTD; the protein is encoded by the coding sequence ATGTATAAAAATTATTTTTTTATTTTCAGATGTATCAAAGAATTATCTGCCGCAATTCACGAAAAGCAAATACTTGAAGCTTATACTCAGGAGAAAGACAAACTATTTCTTCATATCCCGTTAAAAGATAAACCTTTATTCCATGTAATCATTTCAACAAATCCTCAGCAGCATTATATAACAACTAAAGATGTGCATCATAAGGCAAAGAAAAACACAATAAGTTTTTTTGAAACCTATTTACCGGCTAAAGTCAACTCGATAAAAATTGCATTGGGCGACCGTATAATTGAATTCACTCTCAACAATTCAAAATTATATGTTGTATTCCGCGGCGGACAAAGCAATATATATCTTATAGACTCTGTGAATAATTTATATCCATTCAAGAAGGTTGATAAAGAAGAAAGAGAAAGATTTCTTAATGAACTGCCGGCTTTGAATTTTACCGATTCGTTTCCTTTAGTTACTTCATTCATAGAAAGTACAGCAGATGATTCTTTAATTCGGAAATTACCTTCCATTGGTAAAGATATTCTAAGAGAAGCAGATTCTCGTAAGAATGATTTTAGAAAGAATCTTTCCGTCGTGTTGTGGGAAATTATTCAAGAAAAGATAGCAGTTTACTATGATGAGGATCTTGGCAAACCAAGTTTTCATCCGGCTTCGTTCATTTCACATCCTATTCCTATAGAGCACTTCTTATTTGATAATTACTTTAGCGCTCTGAACAAATATTTCACACTCTCCTTCTCGGAAACGAAGGTTAAGAATGTGAGAAAAGAAATTGAGAAGTTTCTTACAAAATCCATTGAATCATTAACTGGTAAGTTGAATAACTTAAAAGGACGTGTTGATGCCGGCACTAAGGAAAAAGTTTATCATCAGTACGGCGATCTGTTGATTGCAAATTTAAATTTGCTGCGAAAAGGAATGAAAGAAATTGAATTGGAAGATTATTCCACAGGTGAAAAATATAAAATAAAGCTTGATGAAAAACTCTCACCGAATCAGAATGTTGACCGCTATTATGATAAATCACGCGCAGAAAAGATTGAATATCAGAGATCGAGTGAACTGCTAAATCTAAATGCAAAAGAATATGAACGGTTAATAAAAATAAGAGATAAATTTGAGCGCACGGAAGATCAGGAAGAACTTCTCCAAATAAAAAAAGAATTGAAGATGAAACCACAGTCAGCGCAAACAGACGACAAAAAAGATAAAATGTTATACAGACATTTTTTAATTGACGGCAAGTACCACATTTATGTGGGCAAGGACAGCAAGAACAACGATATGCTTACAACTAAATTTGCAAAGCAGAATGATTTCTGGTTTCATGCGCGTTCTGTTTCCGGTTCGCATGTTGTTCTAAGAGTTGAAAACACAAAAGAAACTGTACCAAAGAATATTTTGCATAAGACGGCTTCCGTAGCCGCATTTTACAGTAAAGCAAAAACTTCCAAACTTGTTCCCGTAACTTATACGCTAAAAAAATATGTAGTAAAAAATGCAAGGCACGAACCCGGACAAGTTACGGTAACTAAAGAAAAAGTTTTGTTAGTCAAACCGGAAATCCCGAATGGTTGTGAGATGGTTACGGATTAA
- a CDS encoding putative sugar nucleotidyl transferase, translating to MKTAICIFEDEGFRNLLPLTYLHPVYDLKCGMITLREKITKQLTSKNVILHVRTSLQKVLTERYPGFPINKYDADNILFINGRLLINKKIAKEIKKLGNNSALVKDGIIAAANLSGDNLRTLITSKEEFLPFHILNILAKRESDCSLINYAWDLVNANGEEIVNDFNLLVNKIPKIDSKKYRSVEFLNKNKIFISKGVEIQPFVFLDASDGPIYIGKNVKIMSQSHIQGPAFIGDSSIIKTHASIYHGTSIGEVCKVGGEIESSIIHSYSNKQHDGYLGHSYLGSWVNIGAGSNNSDLKNNYENITVLLNGKNVDTGSQFVGLIMGDHSKTAIGTLFNTGTIVGVSCNIFGAGFPARNIPSFSWGGSAFLRTNDISKSIEVANIVTKRRSVNLSEAEINLLKEVFKLTMHDRRD from the coding sequence ATGAAAACAGCCATTTGCATCTTCGAAGATGAAGGATTTCGTAATCTCCTGCCGTTAACATATTTACATCCGGTTTATGATCTGAAGTGCGGTATGATAACATTAAGGGAGAAGATTACTAAACAATTAACTTCTAAAAATGTAATACTTCATGTCAGGACCTCTTTACAAAAAGTTCTTACGGAAAGGTATCCCGGCTTTCCTATTAACAAATACGATGCAGATAATATTCTTTTTATTAATGGCAGATTATTAATTAATAAGAAAATTGCTAAAGAGATAAAAAAGCTTGGTAATAATTCGGCACTTGTGAAAGACGGAATTATTGCAGCTGCAAATCTTTCAGGAGATAATTTAAGAACTCTAATTACAAGCAAAGAAGAATTTTTACCATTTCATATTTTGAATATTTTAGCGAAAAGAGAATCTGATTGTTCGTTAATAAACTATGCTTGGGATTTGGTAAATGCTAACGGGGAGGAAATTGTTAATGATTTCAATTTACTAGTAAATAAGATTCCTAAAATTGATTCAAAAAAATATCGTTCTGTTGAATTCCTTAATAAGAATAAAATTTTTATTTCAAAAGGTGTGGAGATTCAGCCGTTTGTATTTTTAGATGCATCAGATGGACCGATCTACATTGGCAAAAATGTAAAGATCATGTCTCAATCGCATATTCAAGGTCCAGCTTTTATTGGTGATAGTTCAATTATTAAAACTCATGCATCAATTTATCACGGTACTTCTATTGGTGAAGTTTGTAAAGTCGGCGGCGAGATAGAATCTTCAATCATTCATTCTTATTCTAATAAACAGCACGATGGCTACCTTGGTCATTCTTATTTAGGAAGCTGGGTTAATATCGGAGCGGGATCGAATAACAGCGATCTCAAAAATAATTACGAGAATATTACTGTTCTGCTCAATGGTAAAAATGTTGATACCGGTTCACAATTCGTCGGCTTGATTATGGGCGATCATTCTAAAACTGCAATTGGTACATTGTTTAATACCGGGACAATTGTAGGTGTATCATGTAATATTTTTGGCGCAGGATTTCCCGCACGTAATATCCCGTCATTCAGCTGGGGCGGATCTGCTTTTTTACGAACCAATGATATTAGTAAATCAATTGAAGTTGCCAATATTGTTACAAAGAGAAGAAGTGTGAATCTTTCAGAAGCTGAGATTAATTTACTCAAAGAAGTTTTTAAGTTAACAATGCATGATAGACGTGACTAA